The DNA region CCTGAACCGAAAGACCTGGCCGAGGCGATTTCGCCTCTCGTACGTGATTTAAAGTGTGTGCTGATTATGGAGCCCGGTCGTGTGATTGTGGGTAATGCCGGTGTGTTGCTCACCAAGGTGGTGTATGCGAAGGATGGCGAAGCTAAACGGTTTCTGATCGTGGATGCGGCGATGAATGACTTGATTCGTCCGAGTTTGTACGATGCGTACCATGACATCCGCCCCGTGTATGAAGCTGCCACGCGAGGCGAGAAGAAGACCGTGGACGTCGTTGGTCCGGTGTGCGAATCGGGCGACTTCTTGGCCAAGGATCGTGTCATGCCCGCCTTGAATGCTGGTGATCTCATGGCCGTCATGAGCGCGGGGGCGTATGGGTTTGTCATGTCCTCGAACTACAACTCAAGGCCGCGCGTCCCGGAAGTGCTGGTACATGAGGGGCAGATCCACGTCATTCGTTCGCGTGAAAGTTACGAGGATTTGGTACGGGGCGAGGAGATCCCTGAGTTTCTCGCGTAGGGTGGTCTTTACTGTCTTTCAGATGGAGAGCTGAATGTTTACAGGGTCTTTAGTGGCCATTGTGACGCCGTTCAGGAACGGCAAGCTGGATGAGCGAGCCCTCGGTGACCTTATTGAATGGCAGATCAACAATGGTACCCACGGAATTGTCCCTTGTGGGACCACCGGTGAATCGGCCACGCTCACCCATGCCGAACACGATCGTGTGGTGGCCTTCACGGTTGAGGTGGTTAGGCGCCGAGTCCCTGTCGTCGCGGGCACGGGCTCCAACAGTACCGCCGAAGCGATTGCCCTCACCAAGCATGCCAAGGCAGCAGGTGTGGATGGCGCGTTGCTGATTACGCCCTATTACAACAAGCCTACTCAGGAAGGTCTGTACCTTCACTACAAGGCGGTTGCTGAAGCAGTCGACCTTCCGCTCGTCGTATACAACATTCCAGGGCGAACCGGCGTCAATATGTTGCCGAGCACCATTGCGCGTCTGGCGGTCTGTCCGACGGTGGTAGCGGTGAAGGAAGGGAGCGGTACCGTTCAGCAGGCTTCGGAAATTATCCAGCTGTGCGGAGACCGACTCACCGTGTTAGCCGGGGATGATGCGTTGACCTTGCCCATGATGGCGGTTGGTGGCAAAGGGGTCATCACCGTGACTGCGAATCTGCTTCCCGGGAAAATGGCCCAGTTGGTCAATGCCTTTCTTGCCGGTCGGGTCGATGAGGCGCGGGAGCTGCACTATGAATTGTATCCCTTATTCACCGCGCTATTTTATGAGACCAATCCGATTCCGGTGAAGGAAGCGCTCCATGTGATGGGTAAGATCGATCGGGAGATGCGGCTGCCGCTCTGTCCGATGGGGAAAGATACCCGCGAAAAACTGCTACAAGTAATGAAGGCTGCCGGCTTGGTCTAACGGACCACGGGTATCGAAGGATATTGTCATGATTAAGGTGGTTGTTACAGGGGCGGCCGGACGCATGGGTTCGCGTCTCGTGTCCCTAGTCAAGGATTCGGCATTTCTCACCCTGGCGGGTGCGGTGGAGAGCAAGGGACATCATGCCCTTGGTGAAGACTCCGGGGAGGTGGCCGGCTGTGGGCGTACAGGTGTGCCGATTGTAGAAGATCTGTCCAGTCTGATGGAACGGGGTGAGGTGGTGGTGGATTTTACCACTCCGCCAGCCACGCTTGGGCACTTGAGGATTGTGGCGCAGCATCGACGGGGCATTGTCGTTGGAACCACGGGGTTTTCTCCTGCTGAATTGGAGGAGCTCCGTAGCGTAAGCAAGCAGATTCCCTGCGTGTTCTCACCCAACATGAGTGTCGGGGTGAATGTGATCTACAAGGTGATTGCCGAAATGGCCAAGACGCTGGGCGAAGACTATGACATTGAGGTCATCGAAGCGCACCATCGTCTGAAGAAAGATGCGCCCAGTGGTACTGCTTTGAAGATGGCAGAGGTCTTGGCCAGGGCCGTGAATCGAGATCTTGGCCAGGTCGGAGTCTATGCGCGCAAGGGATTGATCGGGGAGCGTAAGAAAGGCGAAATTGGGATTCAGACGATTCGCGCCGGAGACATTGTCGGCGATCACACGGTGATGTTTGGGACCATGGGTGAACGTATCGAGGTCACCCATCGTGCGAGTAGTCGGGACACGTTTGCACGCGGGGCACTTCGCGCCGCCCGCTGGCTCGTGAAGCAGCCGCCCGGACTTTACGATATGCTGGACGTATTGAGCCTCAAGTAAGGAGATCCAGAAAAATAGGCGCAATGGATTGAGCCTGCGGATGAACCTACTTTATGGAATGGCGATTTAGCCTGGTCGTCTGCCGGGAAAACCTGGAACGGCGAACCTGGCAGGTGGCTCCAGATCGGGCCGTGATCGGATGTGCGGAGGCTTTTCGTGCAATGTGTGAAGCCGAGGTCCTGGGTGGACGGTAAGCCTGAGAGGTGTGCTGGGCACACCTC from Nitrospira sp. includes:
- a CDS encoding 4-hydroxy-tetrahydrodipicolinate synthase, which translates into the protein MFTGSLVAIVTPFRNGKLDERALGDLIEWQINNGTHGIVPCGTTGESATLTHAEHDRVVAFTVEVVRRRVPVVAGTGSNSTAEAIALTKHAKAAGVDGALLITPYYNKPTQEGLYLHYKAVAEAVDLPLVVYNIPGRTGVNMLPSTIARLAVCPTVVAVKEGSGTVQQASEIIQLCGDRLTVLAGDDALTLPMMAVGGKGVITVTANLLPGKMAQLVNAFLAGRVDEARELHYELYPLFTALFYETNPIPVKEALHVMGKIDREMRLPLCPMGKDTREKLLQVMKAAGLV
- the dapB gene encoding 4-hydroxy-tetrahydrodipicolinate reductase — translated: MIKVVVTGAAGRMGSRLVSLVKDSAFLTLAGAVESKGHHALGEDSGEVAGCGRTGVPIVEDLSSLMERGEVVVDFTTPPATLGHLRIVAQHRRGIVVGTTGFSPAELEELRSVSKQIPCVFSPNMSVGVNVIYKVIAEMAKTLGEDYDIEVIEAHHRLKKDAPSGTALKMAEVLARAVNRDLGQVGVYARKGLIGERKKGEIGIQTIRAGDIVGDHTVMFGTMGERIEVTHRASSRDTFARGALRAARWLVKQPPGLYDMLDVLSLK